GTAAAATTATCTATTGCAAGGTTAAATCTCTTTCTTCTTTCGTAGGCATTTATCATTGTATAAAAATGCCAATACTGTGCTTTATAGAGGTTTTCGTTTGTCGAAATACTATTGTCATGAATTCGATAATGATACAAAACTTTGTCTATAAATAAATGCTTTCCTTGCTCTTCTAATTTATAATATAGATCTTGATCAACAGCTCGTTTCATTATAAAATCTATACCAATAGATTTAAAAAAACATTGTCTTTTAAAAGTAGCAAAATGGGTTAGAGCTCCTTCTCCATAAGTTAAATAAGATTTACCTAATGGAATGCTGCAACCGTGTGAGCTTACATTTTTAAAACTCATATTTAAATCTACCAAATCATATTTAGAAGTAATAATTGCAACTTCTGGATTGGTTTTATGTTTTTCAACCATTATTTGCAAAGCATCATTTGTAATTGCATCATCAGGATCTAAAAAGCCTAAAATCTCTCCCGTAGCTAATTGTGCACATCTATTTTTAGTATAACCACAACCTCGATTTATAGGATTGGTAAACAATTTAAATC
This genomic window from Flavobacterium sp. 9 contains:
- a CDS encoding glycosyltransferase family 2 protein, which translates into the protein MLFSILIANYNNGHFFKDCYSSILDQTYQNWEVIIIDDCSTDDSVTVIENIIKGDYRFKLFTNPINRGCGYTKNRCAQLATGEILGFLDPDDAITNDALQIMVEKHKTNPEVAIITSKYDLVDLNMSFKNVSSHGCSIPLGKSYLTYGEGALTHFATFKRQCFFKSIGIDFIMKRAVDQDLYYKLEEQGKHLFIDKVLYHYRIHDNSISTNENLYKAQYWHFYTMINAYERRKRFNLAIDNFTTLQIKKLKSNYYYSRFERAKTKNQFCVKYYFFFKSIIAFPRYNIRFKLKSLFV